A genomic stretch from Rhinatrema bivittatum chromosome 9, aRhiBiv1.1, whole genome shotgun sequence includes:
- the LOC115099358 gene encoding cytochrome P450 2J2-like: MLSAVLVLSVLALSLLIAQFLKLQWVGRRFPPGPTPLPFLGNLWTLNFRIDRDNLIELAKPYGNIYTVWLGQTPIVVINGYEAVRNSLTSHTDVFALRPGMPYFQKIFGENGIVFSNGHTWKQQRRFGLTTLRNLGLGKRSLEMRILEEAQHLVKFFAVQEGKPTDPYMSVVNSVSNVICAVVFGHRFSTDDKLFLRLIKSVNLVTRFPGTTWGWIYDVFSPLMPLLPGPHKKVFGCWEEVRSFVREEIKLHRERRVAGDPPEDLIDYFQDEITKTKNDPTSVFYENSLITVGLEFFLAGIDTTSTSLLWALLYMVEYPDVQEKVQKELDAVLEPSEIICYEDRKRLPYTNAVIHEVQRYASILTGVGRQSLKDTSFQGFFIPKGTIIFGNLTSALYDPEHWETPRQFNPSHFLDKEGKFVNKEAFMPFSAGHRVCLGEQLARTELFMFFTSLLRAFTFHLPRNEEKKISSDYVLGTTVHPLPYQICAVPR, translated from the exons ATGTTAAGCGCAGTTTTGGTTTTATCCGTTCTGGCTCTCTCTCTGCTCATCGCTCAGTTCCTGAAGCTGCAATGGGTCGGCAGACGATTCCCTCCAGgacccactcccctccccttcctcggCAACCTCTGGACTCTGAACTTCAGGATTGACCGGGACAATTTAATTGAG CTGGCAAAGCCCTATGGGAACATCTACACCGTGTGGCTGGGACAGACTCCCATCGTTGTCATAAACGGCTATGAAGCAGTGCGAAATTCTTTGACCTCTCATACCGATGTGTTTGCTCTCCGTCCTGGGATGCCCTACTTCCAAAAGATCTTTGGTGAAAACG GGATCGTGTTTTCCAATGGCCACACCTGGAAGCAGCAGCGACGCTTTGGCCTGACGACCCTGAGGAATCTGGGGCTGGGGAAGAGGAGCCTGGAGATGCGGATCCTGGAGGAGGCCCAGCACCTGGTTAAGTTCTTTGCTGTACAGGAAG GGAAGCCCACAGATCCCTACATGTCTGTGGTGAATTCCGTCTCCAATGTGATCTGTGCTGTGGTATTTGGGCATCGTTTCAGCACGGACGACAAGCTCTTCCTCCGTCTCATCAAAAGCGTTAATTTGGTGACCAGGTTCCCAGGCACCACATGGGGCTGG ATCTATGATGTGTTCTCCCCTCTGATGCCtctgctcccgggaccccacaaGAAGGTGTTTGGTTGCTGGGAGGAAGTGCGTTCATTCGTGAGAGAAGAAATCAAACTCCATCGGGAGAGACGGGTGGCCGGCGACCCGCCAGAGGACCTGATCGACTACTTCCAAGATGAGATAACCAAG ACCAAGAATGATCCCACCTCTGTATTTTATGAAAACAGCCTGATCACCGTTGGGTTGGAGTTCTTCTTAGCAGGGATTGACACTACCTCTACATCTCTGCTCTGGGCACTGCTGTACATGGTGGAATATCCTGATGTTCAAG agaaagtgcAGAAGGAGCTGGATGCTGTCCTGGAGCCCTCAGAAATAATCTGCTATGAGGACCGGAAGAGGCTGCCCTACACCAACGCCGTCATTCATGAGGTCCAGCGCTACGCCAGTATTCTTACAGGAGTGGGCCGCCAGAGTCTGAAAGACACTAGCTTCCAAGGGTTCTTCATTCCAAAG GGAACCATCATTTTTGGGAATTTAACCTCCGCTCTGTATGATCCTGAGCATTGGGAGACCCCTCGCCAGTTTAACCCCAGCCATTTCTTGGACAAGGAAGGGAAGTTTGTGAACAAGGAGGCATTCATGCCGTTCTCTGCAG GGCACCGCGTATGTTTGGGGGAGCAGCTGGCACGGACGGAGCTCTTCATGTTCTTCACCAGCCTGCTCCGGGCCTTCACCTTCCACCTGCCAAGGAACGAGGAGAAGAAAATCAGCTCTGACTACGTGCTGGGGACTACTGTGCACCCCCTCCCCTACCAGATCTGCGCCGTTCCCCGTTAG